The Microbacterium oleivorans genome contains the following window.
GCCATGCCCTGACGGTCGACGAGGCGAGCCCGCCCGCCTGGGCGGACGACCTGGGCGACTACGCCTTCCAGCCCAGTCGTGCCGGTCACTCGACCGACCGCATCGGACGGCTCTTCAGCGACCTGCTCGCCCGCGAGGGCGAGATCGGCGGCGACGACGACGCCGCCCTGGTGTCGGCGGTCGGCGACGACGAGCAGTTCGCCGTCGCCGGCATGATGCTCGCCGACCAGCTGGGCTTCGACGCGCGTGTCGTCGTCGGCACGCGCCTGACCTCGGACGAGCCGACGCTCTCGACGTGCGACGACGGCGTATGCACTGCGGGAGATCTCGCCGCCTGGATCGAGGTCCGCGGGGACGGGTCGACCTGGGTGCCGGTGGATGTCACGCCGCAGCACGCGGTCTCCCCGTCACCCGACACGCAGCAGCGGCAGGACCCGAAGATCCCCACCGAGGTCCGCCAGGAGCAGGCCGACACCGTGCTTCCCGCCGACGCCGACCCGAGCGACGGCGGCCGGCGCCCCGACGACGACACCCGGGCCGCTCCCGACCTCACGGCGCTATGGACGGCGTTGCGCGTCGGCGGCGTGTCGCTCCTGACGGTCGTGCTGCTCTTCGGCCCGTTCGCGCTCATCGTGCTGGTCAAACTGTTCCGGCGACGCGCGCGACGCCGCGCCGACGATCCTGTCGAGCGCCTCACGGGCGGCTGGCAGGAGTTCGTCGACGCCGCCGTCGATCACGGCCACCCCGTCCCGCGGTCGCAGACCCGCCGCGAACTGGCCGCGCATTACGGCGGAACGGCGGGGGCGACCGAGCTGGCGACCCTGGCCGACCGTTCGGTCTTCGACGCCACCGCGCCCGATCCCTCCGACGGCGACCGGTTCTGGGCCGTCGTCGACGCCGAGCGGTCGCGGCTCGACGACGGCATCGGTTGGTGGGCGCGGCTGCGCGCACGTGTCTCGGTGCGCTCGCTCCTGCGCCGCAGCGGCCGGGCATCGCCGACTCGGCGACCGATGCCGCGCCGACGGCGGGATCGGTAGGGTTGCACCCGGTACGGGCGCACGCGGTGATCACGGACGAAGAGGTAGGAGAACGGGTGACGGCACACATCTGGCCGCAGCAGGACGCCGTGGCGACCATCGCCCTCGGCGGCTCGGGCGGGATCGACCCCGGCGCGCTCGCCGCGGCGAGCCTCGTCCAGCTGCTCGTCGGCATCGGCGTCTACGTCTGGCTCGCACTCGCGCTCACGGCGGTGTTCCGCAAGGTCGGGGTGGCTCCCTGGAAGGCATGGGTCCCGGTCCTCAACGGCTGGGAGCTGTTCGTCCTCGGCGGGATGCGCGGCTGGTGGGCCGCGGTGCTCACCGGCGGCGCCATCCTCGTGGCCATCGTCGGCACCATCGTCGGCGGACTGTTCGCGGGAGCCGCCGTCACCGCCGGCTTCGGCGGTGACGCCGCCAGCGCGGCGGGTGCCCTGGCCGCCGCCGCGGTCGTGCCCGCGCTCATCTGGTTGGCGTTCCTCGTCTTCGCCGTCGTCGTGCAGGTACGACTGCTGCGCGCGCTCTGCCGCGGCTTCGGTGTGGGCACCGCGTACGTCGTGCTCGGCGTCATCCTGTTCCCCGTGTGGGCGAGCGTGATCGGCTGGGGCTCGGCGCGATGGCTCGGTCGCCCCACCGAGCAGGCCTCCGGGCCGTTCGGCGAGGGTCCCACCCCGGGTGCGTCGACAGCAGCACCGGTCGACACCGCCACGCGCGCATCGAGTGCGTCGAGTGCGTCGAGCTCATCGAGTGCATCGAGCGGAGCATTCGCTCCCCCGACCGCCTTCGCCGCCGTCCCGGCAGCTCCCGCTGACCTCGCCGCCGCCGATCAGCCAGCCGACCCCGGACCGGTGACGGCGAGCCCCTGGGCTCCGCCGCCGCCCCCCGCGGAGACCGTCGCGGAACCCGTGGCTCCGCTTCCGTGGACGGCGCCGCCCGCATCGCCCGCCCCGGCATCGCCCGCTCCTGCTCCGGCTGCGCCCGCCCCGGCACCCGTCGCTGCCCGCTCCGCGCCCGCAGGACTCGAGGAGGACGCCCAGGACGTCGACGAGCGCACCGTGCTGGCCGCCCGCCGCGCACCGCAGGCGAGCCTCCGGCTCCCCGCCGGGACGTCCGTGGTCCTGACCTCCGACACCGCCGTCCTCGGCCGCAATCCGGTCGCCACCGCTGATGCACCGGATGCGCAGCTCATCCCTGTCGACGACACCACGCGCACCGTGTCGAAGACGCATGCGCTGCTGCGGCGTACCTCGGAGGGCTGGATGATCAGCGACCTCGCCTCGACCAACGGCGTCTTCGTCGGCGAGGACGAAGCCGAGGTGTCGGGCCCGACCCGGGTCACCGGCGCGTTCCATCTCGGTGATGCCGAGCTGCACCTCTCCGAGGACGGATGACCGACACCACGACCCCGGTCGACATCCATGTCACCAGCGGCAGCCGCACCGACCCCGGTCGGCGGCGCCGCGTGAACGAGGATGCTCTTCTCGCCGAGTACCCCGTCTTCCTCGTGGCCGACGGCATGGGCGGCCACGAGGCGGGCGACCGGGCATCGGCTGCCGTGATCGACGTCTTCCGCGTTTTCGCGGGACGAGACGATCTGCGCCCTGAAGAGGTCTCCGACGCGGTCGAGCGTGCGCATTCGGCCGTCGCGGACATCGCGGCCGGCACCGCTCGCGGCGCCGGCTCCACGCTCTCGGGTGTCGTCGCCGTGCACCAGGACGGCACGCGGCGCTGGCTCATCGTGAACGTCGGCGATTCGCGTGTCTACCGGTTGCTCGCCGAACGGCTCGAGCAGCTGACGATCGATCACTCGGTGGCCCAGGAGCTCGTCGACGCGGGCCGCCTGGCCCGCGAGGAGATGGCGACATTCGAGGGCCGCAACGTCATCACACGCGCCATCGGCGGCGAGCGCAGCCGTGCCGATTACTGGCTCATCCCGATCGTGACGGGCGAGCGCATCGTCGTGTGCTCCGACGGCCTCACCGGTGAGATCTCGGACGAGGCGATCCGCGCGGGGCTCATGATGGGCGGTTCGCCGGCTGGGACCGCGGAGTCGCTCGTCGCCCAGGCGCTCGCGCACGGCGGCCGCGACAACATCAGCGCCATCGTGCTCGACGTCATCGCGGGAGGGATCAGCCCGCGGCTCGAGGACACGACCGGCGGGTTCATGAACAGCGAGTCGGTGACGGCGACCGTCGAGGTCGCGACCGCGCGCTCGCGTCGACATCGGAGTGCCGGTGGCTGAGTTCCGCCGTCGTGCCCGTGACGCCGCCGGCGCCGCGCCCGACCTGCCGGGGCGGGGTGCCGACCGGCTGCTGTCGTCGAGCACGCGTGCCGACGTATGGCTCTTCCGCGATGACTCGGGCGGCCCGGACGTCGCCGTCAAGATCTACCGCGAGGTCCTCGACGATGCGCAACGCGAGGCGTTCACGACCGCGAGCGGACGCCTGCGAGCGGTCTCGGCGCACCCCGCCATCGCCACGGTCCACTCCGGCGGCTTCGCGGGCGACGGGCGGGCCTTCCTCATCCTCGAGCATTGCTCCGGGCCGGCACTGGCGCAGACCATCGCGCGTCACCCCGCCAGCCTGGCCGACACCCTGCGTCTGCTCGTCCAGCTCGCGGGCGCGGTCGAGAGCGCCCACCGTGCCGGACTGGCACACGGTCGCGTTCGCGTCGAGAACGTCCTGACGACCGGGTACGGCTGGCCCGCGCTCGTGGGTTTCGACTCTGACGCTCTGCTGCGTCGCAATGCCGACACGGATGCCGCGCCGGCCCGCGCCACGGACGTGCACGGCCTCGCCGTCGCGGCGACCGAGCTGCTGTCCGGACGTCCCATCGCCGAGTCCGGCGCCGAGTCGGGTGCCGCCGACGGGGCGGACGCCGTCCCAGCGGCCCTCGAACGTCTCGTCCTCGACGTGCTGGCTGCCTCAGCCGGTGGCGGCGGGCCCGCCGCAGCCGACTTCGCCGAGGAGCTGCAGCGGATCGAAGTGGACCTCCACCTCCCGCTGACGCATCTCGACGTTCGCGAACCCGGGGGCGGAGCGTCCGACACCGGCGAGCAGACCGTCCTCTCCCTCCGCGGCGTCGGCCCCGCGTCGCCCGACACCGACGATTACACCGTCCTGTCCACCCGACACGCCCCCGCCACACCCGACACCGACGACCACACCGTCCTGTCCACCCGACACGCCCCCGCCACACCCGACACCGACGACCACACCGTCCTGTCCACCCGCGGGAGCGGAGACGGCCCCCGGCCGTCCGCCGGTGGAGCCGTGCCCGGTCCCGGCGGACCCGATGAGACCGTCCTCGTCCGCCGCCGCGACGACGGCGTCGTCCGCGGGCGCAGAGGCACGGGTCGGCAGGCCGCGGTGCCCGAAGGAGGACCCGAGCGTTACCGGGTCCGCGACGCTCGCCCGATGCCGGAGGTCGTCCGCGAGCCGGTGGCGCCGCCGGCCGCGCGGACCGACGCTCCGACGCGACGCCGAACGCCCGGCCGTGGCGCGATCGTCGCCGTCGTCGGCGGCGGCATCCTCGTGCTCGGCGCAGCTCTGACCGCCATAGTGATGCTCATCGGAGGGGGATCATGACAGCCATCGACCAGGAGACAGGCGAGCACGACCGGGAGGACGCCGAGCCGGCGTTCGCCGAGACGGTCGCGGTGGAGTTCTGCGGCGAGTGGTTCCGCCCGGTCGCCGGCACGACGTACGCGATCGGTCGCGATGCCGACCTCGTCGTCGACACCAACCCGTACCTGCACCGCAGGCTCCTCGCGATCGATGCCGAGCACGGCCTGTGGTGGCTGTCGAACACCGGCCAGTCGATCTCGGTGAGCCTGGCGACCCCCGACGGCGCCTATCAGGCCGTCCTCGGCCCGGGGGCGCGGGTTCCGCTGGTCTTCCCCGCACTGGTCGTGATGTTCACGGCGGGCGCGTTCACCTACGAGCTCACCGTGCACACCGACGGGTCGCGCTTCACGGTGCGCGACAGCATGCCGCGCCCGGTCGACGAGTACGTGGGAACCACGACGGTCGGCGCGATCGCCCTCACCTCCAGTCAGCGTCTGCTGCTCCTGGCGATGTGCGAGCCGATCCTCCGGGGCGGCATGGTGGGGTCCAGCCAGATCCCCACATCGGCGGCCGCGGCCGAGCGTCTCGGCTGGCCGCTGACCACCTTCAACCGCAAGCTCGACAACGTCTGCGACAAGCTCGATCGCGAGGGCGTGCGCGGTCTCCGCGGCGGCGTCGGCAAGCTCGCCACCAACCGCCGGGCCCGACTGGTCGAGCATGCCGTCCTCTCGCGCCTGGTCACCGCTGCCGACCTCCCCCTGCTCGACGCCGTTCCGGGCGAACGGGGCTGAGGAGTCCCGGTTTCGTCGTACGATGGAGGGCTGTGTCGTCGCCCGCCCCTGTGATCGCCTACCCGCCCGAGCTGCCCGTCAGCGCGGCTCGGGACGAGATCGCGCGCGCCATCCGCGACCACCAGGTCGTCATCGTCGCGGGAGCCACCGGTTCGGGAAAGACGACCCAGCTGCCGAAGATCTGCCTCGAGCTGGGGCGCGCCGCCATCGCCCACACGCAGCCGCGACGGATCGCCGCGCGCACCGTGGCCGAACGCATCGCCTCCGAGATGGAGGTGCCGCTGGGCGGCGCGGTCGGTTACAAGGTGCGCTTCACCGATCAGGTGTCGGCCGACACCCGCGTCGCGCTCGTGACCGACGGCATCCTCCTCAATGAGATCCACCGCGACCGGCTGCTCCGCCGCTACGACACGATCATCATCGACGAGGCACACGAGCGCTCGTTGAACATCGACTTCCTGCTGGGCTATCTCCGGCGCATCCTGCCGCAGCGCCCCGACCTCAAGGTGATCGTCACCTCCGCCACGATCGACCCCGCGAGCTTCGCGGCTCACTTCGCGGGTGCCGACGGGGTTCCGGCTCCCATCATCGAGGTGTCGGGGCGCACCTATCCCGTCGAGGTGCGCTACCGCCCCCACGACGAGGCCGCCGAGGACGACGTCGACGGTCTGGTCGCGGCGCTGCGGGAACTCGACCGCGAGTCCGACGGAGACGTGCTGGTGTTCCTGCCGGGCGAGGCCGAGATCCGCGACGCGATGGACGCCGTGCGCGGCGCCTACGCCAAGGACGCCCGACCCACCGAAGTGCTCCCCCTGTTCGGGCGGCTCTCGGCGGCCGAACAGCACCGTGTCTTCGAGCCCTCGGGCGTCGCCGGGGTCCGGCGCCGCGTCATCCTGGCGACGAACGTCGCCGAGACCAGCCTCACCGTGCCCGGCATCCGGTACGTCGTCGACGGCGGCACGGCGCGCATCTCGCGCTACAGCAACCGCTCGAAGATCCAGCGGCTGCCGATCGAGGCGATCTCGCAGGCCTCGGCGCAGCAGCGCGCGGGTCGCGCCGGACGAACCTCACCGGGCATCGCGATCCGGCTCTACGCCGAGGACGATTTCCTCGGGCGCCCGGAGTTCACCGAGCCCGAGATCCTTCGGACGAGCCTGGCCTCGGTCGTGCTGCAGATGCTGGCGCTGGGCTTCGGCGACATCGCCGACTTCCCGTTCCTCACCCCTCCCGATTCCCGCGGCGTCAAGGCCGCGTTCGACCTGCTCGTCGAACTGCGAGCGGTCCGGCGCGGCGACGGCGGCGGGTGGCGTCTCACCGACACCGGACGCGAGATCTCGCGGCTGCCGATCGACCCGCGGTTCGCGCGCATGCTCGTCGAGGCTCGGGTGCGCGGCGTGACGCGGGACGTGCTGGCGATCGTCGCCGGCATGTCGATCCAGGACGTCCGCGAGCGCCCCGAGGAGCGACGCGAGGAAGCCGATCGCCTGCATGCCCGGTTCACCGACCCCACCAGCGACTTCCTGACGCTGCTCAACCTGTGGAACCACCTGCAGGATCAGCAGCGCGAGCTCGGATCGAGCGCCTTCCGGCGCACCTGCCGGGCGGAGCATCTGAACTACGTCCGGGTGCGGGAGTGGTTCGACGTGCAGCGTCAGCTCACCGCGCTCTCCCGCACCGGCCGCGACCGCCCCCCGCGCGGCGATGCGCGCGGCGCGGCATCCGACGCCGTGCACGCCGAAGCGTCTGCGATCTCGGGCGCGGCGGAGCCGGACCGCGTGCATCAGGCGATCCTCTCCGGCCTGCTCTCGCAGATCGGCGTGCTCGACACCCGCAGTCCCGCGCCGACACGCAGCGGCGCCAAGGGCGGCACGGCCAAGCCGCAGCGTCAGCGGGCCGAATACCGCGGAGCGCGGGGCGCGAAGTTCGCGGTCTTCCCCGGATCGGGCCTGCGCAAGGCGTCCCCCGACGCCGTGATGGCCGCGGAGCTCGTCGAGACCTCGCGCCTGTACGCACGGACGGTGGCGGCCATCGACCCCGCCTGGGCGGAGGAGCTCGCCGGCGACCTCGCGCACCGCTCGATGAGCGACCCGCACTGGTCGAAGGATGCCGGCGCCGCCGTGGCCGCCGAGAAGGTCACCCTGTTCGGCGTCGAGATCGTGCCGCGGCGCCGTGTCCAGCTCGCGGGTCGTGACCCCGAGCTCGCCCGCGAGCTCTTCCTGCGGCACGCGCTGGTCGAGGGCGAGTGGAACTCCGCCCACCTCGACAAGCGCCTCACGGCGTTCGAGCGGCGCAACCTCGAGCTCCGGCGCCGCCTCGAGAAGATCGAGGAGCGCGAACGCCGACGCGACATCCTGGTGGGCGACGAGGCGGTCTTCGCCTACTACGACGCGCGCATCCCCCGCGACGTGTTCGACGTGCGCTCGTTCGAGGCGTGGTGGCGCGATGCCGCGACACGGACGCCGCGGCTGCTCGACATGACCGAGGCCGACCTCGCCGGCGACGCCGCCGGCGGTGACGAGCGCGCCTTCCCGGCGCGGTGGCGGCAGGGGGATCAGGTGCTCTCGCTCGCCTACCGATTCGAGCCCGGATCGCCCGACGACGGCGTCAGCGTCGTGGTGCCCGTCGCGCTCCTCGCCTCGCTGCGTCCGGACGGGTTCGACTGGCAGGTCCCGGGGCTGCGGGACGAGCTGATCGCCGGGTTGCTGCGCGCCCTGCCGAAGGTCATCCGCCGTCACGTGGTTCCGGCGGCCGACTGGGCCTCGACGTTCGCCGAGGAGCTCGCCGGCGATGGTCCCGAGAGCCGCGACGGCCTGCCGCCGCGGCCGCTGCGCGAGGCGCTGGCGGCGCGCATCCAGCGGGTCGCCAACCAGCCGGTGACCTCCGCCGACTTCGACTCGGACCGTGTCCCGGCCCACCTGTCCATGTCGTTCCGGGC
Protein-coding sequences here:
- the hrpA gene encoding ATP-dependent RNA helicase HrpA; the protein is MSSPAPVIAYPPELPVSAARDEIARAIRDHQVVIVAGATGSGKTTQLPKICLELGRAAIAHTQPRRIAARTVAERIASEMEVPLGGAVGYKVRFTDQVSADTRVALVTDGILLNEIHRDRLLRRYDTIIIDEAHERSLNIDFLLGYLRRILPQRPDLKVIVTSATIDPASFAAHFAGADGVPAPIIEVSGRTYPVEVRYRPHDEAAEDDVDGLVAALRELDRESDGDVLVFLPGEAEIRDAMDAVRGAYAKDARPTEVLPLFGRLSAAEQHRVFEPSGVAGVRRRVILATNVAETSLTVPGIRYVVDGGTARISRYSNRSKIQRLPIEAISQASAQQRAGRAGRTSPGIAIRLYAEDDFLGRPEFTEPEILRTSLASVVLQMLALGFGDIADFPFLTPPDSRGVKAAFDLLVELRAVRRGDGGGWRLTDTGREISRLPIDPRFARMLVEARVRGVTRDVLAIVAGMSIQDVRERPEERREEADRLHARFTDPTSDFLTLLNLWNHLQDQQRELGSSAFRRTCRAEHLNYVRVREWFDVQRQLTALSRTGRDRPPRGDARGAASDAVHAEASAISGAAEPDRVHQAILSGLLSQIGVLDTRSPAPTRSGAKGGTAKPQRQRAEYRGARGAKFAVFPGSGLRKASPDAVMAAELVETSRLYARTVAAIDPAWAEELAGDLAHRSMSDPHWSKDAGAAVAAEKVTLFGVEIVPRRRVQLAGRDPELARELFLRHALVEGEWNSAHLDKRLTAFERRNLELRRRLEKIEERERRRDILVGDEAVFAYYDARIPRDVFDVRSFEAWWRDAATRTPRLLDMTEADLAGDAAGGDERAFPARWRQGDQVLSLAYRFEPGSPDDGVSVVVPVALLASLRPDGFDWQVPGLRDELIAGLLRALPKVIRRHVVPAADWASTFAEELAGDGPESRDGLPPRPLREALAARIQRVANQPVTSADFDSDRVPAHLSMSFRAVDERGRTLGSSRDLADLQQRLAGRSRASVARSLAKAAPRSGPQPAAAAGERPRTEGSGIAERSGLTGWSFGDLPELVDTRVAGGVVRGYPALVDEGSSVALRIEATPDRAMRLTRAGVRRLVLLAVPSPTAYVLDHLTAAEKLALAASPYPSAKALIEDARVAVADAVIARTATSVRSEEQFGLVRDAFSAAVVDELFQTVSLASRILTLNRDVERAVRSENSMVLLAALGDVKQQLAGLIFPGFISRTGVARLAHLPRYLHGALDRVTGLSDNPGRDRQRLTEYERAAALFRDAGGTVPPADDAEARLVKARWLLEEYRVSLFAQRLGTAEPVSIQRITRTLAGKDG
- a CDS encoding PP2C family protein-serine/threonine phosphatase; amino-acid sequence: MTDTTTPVDIHVTSGSRTDPGRRRRVNEDALLAEYPVFLVADGMGGHEAGDRASAAVIDVFRVFAGRDDLRPEEVSDAVERAHSAVADIAAGTARGAGSTLSGVVAVHQDGTRRWLIVNVGDSRVYRLLAERLEQLTIDHSVAQELVDAGRLAREEMATFEGRNVITRAIGGERSRADYWLIPIVTGERIVVCSDGLTGEISDEAIRAGLMMGGSPAGTAESLVAQALAHGGRDNISAIVLDVIAGGISPRLEDTTGGFMNSESVTATVEVATARSRRHRSAGG
- a CDS encoding FHA domain-containing protein, producing MTAHIWPQQDAVATIALGGSGGIDPGALAAASLVQLLVGIGVYVWLALALTAVFRKVGVAPWKAWVPVLNGWELFVLGGMRGWWAAVLTGGAILVAIVGTIVGGLFAGAAVTAGFGGDAASAAGALAAAAVVPALIWLAFLVFAVVVQVRLLRALCRGFGVGTAYVVLGVILFPVWASVIGWGSARWLGRPTEQASGPFGEGPTPGASTAAPVDTATRASSASSASSSSSASSGAFAPPTAFAAVPAAPADLAAADQPADPGPVTASPWAPPPPPAETVAEPVAPLPWTAPPASPAPASPAPAPAAPAPAPVAARSAPAGLEEDAQDVDERTVLAARRAPQASLRLPAGTSVVLTSDTAVLGRNPVATADAPDAQLIPVDDTTRTVSKTHALLRRTSEGWMISDLASTNGVFVGEDEAEVSGPTRVTGAFHLGDAELHLSEDG
- a CDS encoding protein kinase is translated as MAEFRRRARDAAGAAPDLPGRGADRLLSSSTRADVWLFRDDSGGPDVAVKIYREVLDDAQREAFTTASGRLRAVSAHPAIATVHSGGFAGDGRAFLILEHCSGPALAQTIARHPASLADTLRLLVQLAGAVESAHRAGLAHGRVRVENVLTTGYGWPALVGFDSDALLRRNADTDAAPARATDVHGLAVAATELLSGRPIAESGAESGAADGADAVPAALERLVLDVLAASAGGGGPAAADFAEELQRIEVDLHLPLTHLDVREPGGGASDTGEQTVLSLRGVGPASPDTDDYTVLSTRHAPATPDTDDHTVLSTRHAPATPDTDDHTVLSTRGSGDGPRPSAGGAVPGPGGPDETVLVRRRDDGVVRGRRGTGRQAAVPEGGPERYRVRDARPMPEVVREPVAPPAARTDAPTRRRTPGRGAIVAVVGGGILVLGAALTAIVMLIGGGS